A genomic stretch from Armatimonadota bacterium includes:
- a CDS encoding response regulator transcription factor, whose protein sequence is MNKIRILIADDHSIVREGVRMILSGQRDFEVVGEAATGREALELARQLRPDVVVMDISMPDMTGIEATEKIRQELPSVQVLGLTMHEEPSYVFRMLRAGGAGYVLKRAAAEDLVSAVRAAHRGEAFLYPSVARLVVQDFLDRAAAKEEPASLDGLTPREREVLTLIAEGLTNQEIAKRLYISIKTVQTHRAHIMEKLNLHDRTELVRYAIRKGLIEA, encoded by the coding sequence ATGAACAAGATCCGCATTCTCATCGCCGACGACCACAGCATCGTGCGGGAGGGGGTTCGGATGATCCTGTCCGGCCAGCGGGACTTCGAGGTCGTCGGCGAGGCCGCCACCGGCCGCGAGGCGCTGGAACTCGCGCGGCAGCTGCGGCCCGACGTCGTGGTGATGGACATCAGCATGCCGGACATGACCGGGATCGAGGCGACGGAGAAGATCCGGCAGGAGCTGCCGTCGGTGCAGGTGCTTGGCTTGACGATGCACGAGGAGCCGAGCTACGTCTTCCGGATGCTGCGCGCGGGTGGGGCCGGCTACGTGCTCAAGCGAGCCGCGGCCGAAGACCTCGTCTCCGCCGTCCGTGCCGCGCACCGCGGGGAAGCATTCTTGTACCCGTCGGTGGCGCGCCTCGTCGTGCAGGACTTCCTGGACCGTGCGGCAGCGAAGGAAGAGCCGGCGTCGCTGGACGGTCTCACGCCGCGCGAGCGCGAGGTGCTCACGCTGATCGCCGAGGGCCTGACGAATCAGGAGATCGCCAAGCGGCTGTACATAAGTATCAAGACCGTGCAGACCCACCGTGCGCACATCATGGAGAAGCTCAACCTGCACGACCGTACCGAGCTGGTACGGTACGCGATCCGCAAGGGTCTGATCGAGGCATGA
- a CDS encoding PucR family transcriptional regulator ligand-binding domain-containing protein — protein MLRVHEVLRLDVMRDVQPISRHGLDRVIRWVHTWPEVLPWPHGGELLLTTGYSWPADAAEQRRILADLDRAGASAILFRADPPFFPSIPSPIRQAASAGEVGLAVLEAHHETSFAELVETINREIIRRQFEVLERSERIHRTLTAAALDAEAVESIADRLGELIGKRVVVTDRRLRALTATPAEWETIERAARGAISASGSSAHREGSFRTDQIEGIFFPVRTGREVSGYLIVVGPPGGMNELDVRAGEHGAVVAGLHLLRQQAVADAEARVRNTFVEAVLQGRLTGDSGLRERAQLLGFDPEGTYAVAIAAPVDADGTVRPRALTSTDDFQNRARLGQALQAALEAFRLPAFLAFALNQVQCLISADLPQDRLRRRVQGIWLHLRDAAPEVPVALVVGRPQQGHTGIPLSLRQAEAALGTVRGSGVWWYEDFETVRILGSASDREAMESLYRATLGALRDHSAALYETAVALITCGFNQRSAARRLDVHWNTLRHRVERMEEILGAGLDDPQTRFRLQMALEIEKLSGRPTGAQHGPRHSPPGAGEPV, from the coding sequence ATGTTGCGGGTGCACGAGGTGTTGCGCTTGGATGTCATGCGGGACGTGCAGCCGATCTCCCGCCACGGCTTGGATCGGGTCATCCGGTGGGTGCACACGTGGCCCGAGGTCCTGCCCTGGCCGCACGGGGGGGAGTTGCTGCTGACGACCGGATACAGTTGGCCGGCCGACGCCGCCGAGCAGCGGAGGATCCTGGCAGACCTGGACCGCGCCGGCGCCTCCGCGATTCTGTTCCGGGCGGACCCGCCGTTCTTCCCGAGCATTCCCAGCCCCATCCGCCAGGCTGCGTCGGCAGGCGAAGTCGGGCTGGCGGTGCTCGAGGCGCACCATGAGACGTCGTTCGCCGAGTTGGTGGAGACCATCAACCGGGAGATCATCCGCCGGCAGTTCGAGGTGCTGGAGCGTTCGGAGCGAATCCACCGCACGCTGACCGCGGCCGCGCTCGACGCCGAGGCCGTGGAGAGCATCGCCGATCGGCTCGGGGAGCTGATCGGCAAGCGCGTCGTCGTCACGGACCGGCGGCTGCGCGCGTTGACCGCGACCCCCGCAGAGTGGGAGACGATCGAGCGGGCCGCCCGCGGGGCGATCTCGGCGTCTGGGTCGTCAGCGCACCGCGAGGGGAGCTTCCGCACGGACCAAATCGAGGGCATCTTCTTTCCGGTGCGCACCGGGCGGGAGGTGTCCGGGTATCTCATTGTCGTCGGCCCACCGGGCGGGATGAACGAACTGGACGTGCGCGCGGGAGAACACGGCGCAGTCGTGGCGGGGTTGCACCTGCTGCGCCAGCAGGCCGTAGCCGACGCGGAGGCCCGCGTGCGCAACACCTTCGTCGAAGCGGTCCTGCAGGGCAGGCTGACTGGGGACTCGGGGTTGCGGGAGCGCGCGCAACTGTTGGGGTTCGACCCCGAGGGCACGTACGCCGTCGCCATCGCTGCTCCGGTCGATGCGGACGGGACTGTGCGACCGCGCGCGCTCACGTCCACCGACGACTTCCAGAACCGCGCACGGCTGGGCCAGGCGCTTCAGGCGGCCCTGGAAGCCTTTCGCCTGCCCGCCTTCTTGGCCTTCGCCCTGAACCAGGTGCAGTGTCTGATTTCCGCCGACTTGCCGCAAGATAGACTCCGCCGCCGGGTCCAGGGCATCTGGCTCCACCTGCGCGACGCCGCACCGGAGGTGCCGGTCGCGCTCGTCGTGGGACGGCCCCAGCAGGGTCACACCGGGATCCCGCTCAGCCTGCGGCAGGCGGAGGCCGCGCTGGGTACGGTGCGCGGCAGCGGGGTCTGGTGGTATGAGGACTTCGAGACGGTGCGGATCCTCGGCTCGGCCTCCGACCGGGAGGCCATGGAAAGCCTGTACCGCGCCACGCTGGGAGCCCTGCGCGACCACAGCGCGGCGCTGTACGAGACTGCGGTCGCCCTCATCACCTGCGGGTTCAACCAGAGGTCGGCGGCGCGGCGGCTGGACGTCCACTGGAACACGCTGCGCCACCGGGTCGAGCGGATGGAGGAGATCCTGGGCGCAGGTCTCGACGACCCCCAGACCCGGTTCCGCCTCCAGATGGCGCTCGAAATCGAGAAGCTGTCCGGCCGACCGACGGGAGCGCAACACGGTCCCCGACACTCGCCACCCGGAGCCGGCGAGCCCGTATGA
- the acnA gene encoding aconitate hydratase AcnA, translated as MSRRDPFHARSTLSTGTQTVAYYRLGALADDLTLSLDRIPYTVKVLLENVLRFAGSGPFTEDDVRALASWQPGSRAGREVPFLPARVLLQDFTGVPAVVDLAAMRSAVARLGGDPKRINPLVPVDLVIDHSVQVDAFGSALAFRFNVEREYERNRERYALLRWAQKAFRNFRVVPPGTGIVHQVNLEYLASVVATRDQDGEQVAFPDSLVGTDSHTTMVNGLGVLGWGVGGIEAEAVMLGQPIYLAAPEVVGLRLHGTPPEGVTATDLVLTVTQILRRVGVVDKFVEFFGPSLYHLSLPDRATIANMAPEYGATAALFPIDNETLGYLRLTSQDPDHAALVERYAKEQGMFWEASAQPAYDQVVELDLGTLEPSVAGPQRPQDRVPLRDVGRSFYAALGDRIGASDANRVATGRLESEGGRPAGDRGAAVASWPKTVDVRLDGMHAELRHGSVVIAAITSCTNTSNPSVMLAAGLVAKKAVERGLVVSPAVKTSLAPGSAVVTEYLKQAGLMPYLEALRFHLVGYGCTTCIGNSGPLPEPVAKAIQEHDLVVAAVLSGNRNFEGRIHPLVRAAYLASPPLVVTFALAGTVDVDLTRDPVGYDPNGNPVYLPDIWPTTHEVQELVGRHVSPELFRERYRDVFTGDEAWRTLPVPEGNLYAWDPDSTYVQEPPFFQDLPPQPGPLQDIRGARVLAVLGDSVTTDHISPAGSIPPDSPAGRYLIEHGVSPAEFNSYGARRGNHQVMMRGTFANIRLRNALAGGREGGWTVHLPSGQLLPIYDAAMRYRSEGVPLLVLAGKEYGAGSSRDWAAKGVSLLGVRAVLAQSYERIHRSNLVGMGVLPLQFRDGDGAESLGLTGKEVYDVLGLADGLRPGGTVTVRAHRTDGDGVTFQATVRIDTATELSYYRHGGVLPMMLRRLLEPV; from the coding sequence ATGAGCCGCCGAGACCCCTTCCACGCCCGCTCAACGCTGTCCACAGGGACGCAGACCGTTGCCTACTATCGGTTGGGCGCGCTCGCGGACGATCTGACGCTGTCTTTGGACCGCATCCCCTATACCGTCAAGGTCCTACTGGAGAACGTGCTCCGCTTTGCGGGAAGCGGTCCGTTCACCGAAGACGACGTGCGTGCGCTCGCCTCCTGGCAGCCGGGTTCACGTGCGGGGCGGGAGGTGCCGTTTCTGCCTGCGCGGGTGCTTCTGCAGGACTTCACCGGTGTCCCGGCGGTGGTGGACCTGGCAGCCATGCGGTCTGCGGTCGCCCGCCTGGGCGGCGACCCCAAACGCATCAACCCGCTGGTGCCTGTGGACCTGGTGATCGACCACTCGGTACAGGTGGACGCCTTTGGGTCGGCGCTGGCCTTCCGGTTCAACGTGGAGCGGGAATACGAGCGCAACCGCGAGCGGTATGCCCTGCTGCGGTGGGCCCAGAAGGCGTTCCGCAACTTCCGGGTGGTGCCGCCGGGTACGGGGATCGTCCACCAGGTGAACCTGGAGTACCTGGCCTCGGTGGTGGCCACGCGCGACCAGGACGGCGAGCAGGTCGCGTTCCCCGACAGTCTCGTGGGGACGGATTCCCACACCACCATGGTCAACGGGCTCGGCGTGCTGGGCTGGGGCGTGGGCGGCATCGAGGCGGAGGCGGTGATGCTGGGCCAGCCGATCTACCTGGCGGCTCCGGAGGTGGTGGGCCTCCGGCTCCACGGCACGCCTCCCGAGGGCGTCACGGCTACGGACCTGGTGCTCACGGTCACCCAGATCCTGCGCCGAGTGGGCGTGGTGGACAAGTTCGTGGAGTTCTTCGGGCCCAGCCTGTACCATCTGTCCCTGCCGGACCGGGCCACCATCGCCAACATGGCACCCGAGTACGGGGCCACCGCCGCTCTGTTCCCCATCGACAACGAGACGTTGGGCTATCTGCGCCTCACAAGCCAGGACCCAGATCACGCGGCCCTGGTGGAGCGCTACGCCAAGGAGCAGGGGATGTTCTGGGAAGCGAGCGCACAGCCGGCGTACGACCAGGTGGTGGAGCTGGACCTCGGCACCCTGGAGCCCAGTGTGGCAGGTCCGCAGCGGCCCCAGGACCGGGTCCCCCTGCGAGACGTTGGACGCAGCTTCTACGCGGCGTTGGGGGATCGGATCGGCGCGTCCGACGCGAACCGGGTCGCCACCGGCCGTCTGGAGTCTGAAGGAGGCCGGCCCGCCGGAGACCGCGGCGCGGCCGTCGCCTCCTGGCCCAAGACCGTGGATGTCCGCCTGGACGGGATGCACGCGGAGCTGCGGCACGGATCGGTTGTCATCGCGGCCATCACCAGCTGCACCAACACCAGCAACCCCTCCGTCATGCTGGCCGCGGGGCTGGTGGCCAAGAAGGCGGTCGAGCGAGGCTTGGTGGTGAGTCCCGCGGTGAAGACGAGCCTGGCGCCGGGGTCTGCGGTGGTAACCGAGTACCTCAAGCAGGCGGGGCTGATGCCCTACCTGGAGGCGCTGCGCTTCCACCTGGTGGGCTACGGGTGCACCACCTGCATCGGGAACAGCGGGCCGCTGCCCGAGCCCGTGGCGAAGGCCATCCAGGAGCATGACCTGGTCGTCGCCGCAGTACTGAGCGGCAACCGCAACTTCGAGGGCCGGATCCACCCGCTGGTACGGGCTGCCTACCTAGCGAGCCCGCCCCTCGTGGTGACCTTCGCCCTGGCGGGCACTGTGGACGTCGACCTGACCCGGGACCCCGTGGGGTACGACCCCAACGGGAATCCCGTGTACCTACCGGACATCTGGCCAACCACCCACGAGGTGCAGGAGCTGGTGGGGCGCCACGTGAGCCCAGAACTTTTCCGCGAGCGTTACCGGGATGTGTTCACGGGCGACGAGGCGTGGCGGACCCTACCGGTTCCGGAGGGCAACCTCTACGCGTGGGACCCCGACTCCACGTACGTACAGGAACCGCCCTTCTTCCAGGACCTGCCCCCGCAGCCTGGACCCCTGCAGGATATCCGGGGCGCCCGGGTCTTGGCGGTGCTTGGAGATTCCGTCACCACCGACCACATCTCGCCTGCGGGCAGCATCCCGCCGGACAGCCCCGCGGGCCGCTACCTGATCGAGCACGGGGTATCCCCCGCGGAGTTCAACAGCTACGGTGCGCGACGGGGCAATCACCAGGTCATGATGCGGGGAACGTTCGCCAACATCCGGCTGCGCAACGCGCTGGCGGGCGGGCGCGAGGGCGGCTGGACAGTGCACTTGCCCAGCGGGCAGCTGTTGCCCATCTACGATGCCGCCATGCGCTACCGGAGTGAGGGCGTACCGCTGTTGGTGCTGGCGGGCAAGGAGTACGGTGCGGGCAGCTCGCGAGATTGGGCAGCCAAGGGGGTATCGCTGCTCGGTGTGCGTGCGGTACTCGCCCAAAGTTACGAACGCATCCACCGCAGCAACCTGGTCGGGATGGGCGTGCTGCCCCTGCAGTTCCGCGACGGCGACGGCGCCGAGTCGCTGGGGCTCACCGGGAAGGAGGTCTACGATGTGCTCGGGTTGGCCGATGGCCTCCGTCCGGGTGGTACGGTGACGGTCCGCGCCCACCGGACCGACGGCGACGGCGTCACCTTCCAGGCGACCGTGCGGATCGACACCGCGACCGAACTCTCCTACTACCGGCACGGCGGCGTGCTGCCGATGATGCTGCGCCGGCTGCTCGAGCCCGTCTGA
- a CDS encoding sensor histidine kinase, whose protein sequence is MEAQPTDAPRHVARQTAIFRGIAEVLNRSYTLREALDGALHRIVELMDVDAGWIFLHGPEPGEFRMAADVNLPPALSVSGKRRMAGDCRCISMLREGRLAEPVNFIDCARLEQALPQSPERHRHASVPLIAQDETVGILNLLLPPGRSFAAEELDLLEALGHEIAVAVQRARLFDQVREQEHTRRQLLQRLLVAQEEERRRIARDLHDHAGQMMTALIIQLAQLTRRAESEDGPLAPALRKLHDLAQQGLDELRKLVYELRPSILDDLGLGPALRWYADTYVHAAGLRADVHIGDIGQRLPQEVETVVFRIVQEAVTNALRHAQARQLEIRVDRRGGFLLVMVRDDGTGFDSTDPEPRATLGLAGMRERAQLVGGTLQVLSVPGVGTTVLARIPLHDESGG, encoded by the coding sequence ATGGAAGCCCAACCAACGGATGCCCCGCGCCACGTCGCCCGGCAGACCGCGATCTTCCGCGGCATCGCTGAGGTGCTCAACCGATCGTACACACTGCGGGAGGCACTCGATGGAGCCCTGCACCGCATCGTCGAACTAATGGACGTCGACGCCGGCTGGATCTTCCTGCACGGCCCGGAGCCTGGGGAGTTCCGTATGGCTGCAGACGTGAACCTACCTCCGGCGCTGTCGGTCTCCGGCAAGCGGCGGATGGCCGGGGACTGCCGGTGCATCTCGATGCTGCGGGAGGGGCGGCTCGCCGAGCCCGTGAACTTCATTGACTGCGCGCGGCTGGAGCAGGCCCTGCCCCAGTCGCCCGAGCGGCACCGCCACGCCTCGGTTCCGCTGATCGCGCAGGACGAAACCGTCGGGATCCTGAATCTGCTGCTGCCCCCGGGCAGGTCGTTCGCCGCGGAGGAACTCGACCTGCTGGAGGCGTTGGGGCACGAGATCGCTGTCGCCGTCCAGCGCGCCCGTCTGTTCGACCAGGTGCGCGAGCAGGAGCATACGCGGCGTCAGCTGCTGCAGAGGTTGCTCGTCGCGCAGGAAGAGGAACGGCGGCGCATCGCCCGGGACCTGCACGACCACGCCGGACAGATGATGACGGCGCTGATCATCCAGCTCGCGCAACTCACCCGACGCGCGGAGTCCGAGGACGGGCCGCTGGCGCCGGCGCTGCGGAAATTGCACGACCTGGCGCAGCAGGGACTGGACGAGTTGCGCAAGCTCGTGTACGAACTGCGGCCTTCGATCCTCGACGACCTCGGTCTGGGACCCGCACTCCGCTGGTATGCGGACACTTACGTGCATGCGGCCGGTCTGCGAGCCGACGTCCACATCGGTGACATTGGGCAGCGCCTTCCGCAGGAGGTCGAGACGGTCGTATTTCGCATCGTGCAGGAGGCCGTGACGAACGCGTTGCGGCACGCGCAGGCACGACAGCTGGAGATCCGCGTGGACCGCCGCGGCGGGTTCCTGCTCGTGATGGTCCGAGACGACGGGACCGGGTTCGACAGCACAGACCCGGAACCCCGGGCGACCTTGGGTCTGGCGGGGATGCGGGAGCGCGCGCAGCTGGTAGGCGGTACGCTCCAGGTGCTGTCGGTGCCCGGCGTCGGCACGACGGTGCTGGCGAGGATTCCGCTGCACGACGAGTCCGGCGGGTGA
- a CDS encoding ABC transporter substrate-binding protein, which produces MSSRHGRRRRAADTITVGCLYPLTGRAARYGHDAIVGAEMAADEINEAGGVDGSELRLLFSDDRSDPTFAVKVAQRYVTEDRVEFLMGVVSSAVALAVTEVSRHFGVVFVGTDHASGRLTIEQFQPYYFRVTNNTVQSMRAGAMYLQRRPWSTYFYIGPDYEYGHRQWQDFRDHLAQLRPDVAFIGQAWPKLYQSDYRPFIRAILEASPQVLVHGFWGGDTIAFLEQGLELGLFDRIQVVSFDAGGNYEVFEALGDRMPTGLILSARHHNNFPQTDENRTFVERFWSRARRYPSYTAHGAYVGVHFIAQAVQRAGSVDSDDVVRAAEGMQLRTPRDREGFCSWIRPVDHQIVQEMYIGVSEPNVDFAPARVMLGRWEVIPADRLLPDTEEILRLRQAAAQHRSAIPHGGGS; this is translated from the coding sequence ATGTCGTCTCGACACGGCAGGCGTCGACGTGCCGCCGACACGATTACGGTGGGCTGTTTGTATCCGCTGACCGGCCGGGCGGCGCGCTACGGGCACGACGCGATCGTGGGTGCCGAGATGGCGGCCGACGAGATCAACGAAGCCGGCGGCGTGGACGGCTCCGAGTTGAGGCTGCTGTTCTCCGACGACCGGTCCGATCCCACGTTCGCCGTCAAGGTGGCCCAGCGCTATGTGACCGAGGACCGCGTCGAGTTCCTGATGGGGGTGGTCAGCAGCGCCGTCGCTTTGGCGGTGACCGAGGTTTCCCGGCACTTCGGTGTCGTCTTCGTCGGCACCGACCACGCGTCGGGGAGGCTGACCATCGAGCAGTTCCAGCCGTACTACTTCCGGGTGACGAACAACACGGTGCAGTCCATGCGCGCCGGCGCCATGTACCTGCAGCGCCGCCCGTGGTCCACCTACTTCTACATCGGGCCGGACTACGAGTACGGGCACAGGCAGTGGCAGGACTTCCGGGACCATCTCGCCCAGCTGCGGCCGGATGTGGCGTTCATCGGGCAGGCCTGGCCGAAGCTGTACCAGAGCGACTACCGACCGTTCATCCGTGCGATCCTCGAGGCTTCGCCGCAGGTGCTCGTCCACGGCTTTTGGGGCGGAGACACGATCGCCTTCCTCGAACAGGGGTTGGAACTGGGTCTATTCGACCGCATCCAGGTCGTCAGCTTCGACGCGGGTGGCAACTACGAGGTGTTCGAGGCCCTAGGCGACCGCATGCCCACCGGCCTCATCCTGAGCGCCCGCCACCACAACAACTTCCCGCAGACGGATGAAAACCGCACCTTCGTGGAGCGCTTTTGGTCGAGGGCGCGGCGCTATCCGTCGTACACGGCGCACGGGGCGTACGTCGGCGTGCACTTTATCGCGCAGGCCGTGCAGCGGGCGGGATCGGTGGACAGCGACGACGTCGTCCGCGCGGCCGAAGGCATGCAGCTTCGTACGCCTCGCGACCGCGAAGGTTTCTGTTCGTGGATCCGGCCGGTCGATCACCAGATCGTGCAGGAGATGTACATCGGCGTCAGCGAGCCCAACGTTGACTTCGCGCCGGCGCGCGTGATGCTGGGGCGGTGGGAGGTGATCCCCGCCGACCGGCTGTTGCCCGACACCGAAGAGATCCTGCGGCTGCGGCAGGCGGCCGCACAGCACAGATCGGCCATTCCACACGGGGGTGGGTCATGA
- a CDS encoding response regulator transcription factor: MVLDVMLPGLDGIEILRQVRRESGAYVVMLTARAEETDKVVGLTMGADDYVTKPFSPRELTARIRAILRRGRGGMGLAPTMVFQHLRIDPARREVRRDGEPIALTALEFDLLTVLAAYPGHVLTREQLLERVWGRTTRGVGYRFADEPR; the protein is encoded by the coding sequence GTGGTCCTCGATGTGATGCTGCCGGGGCTGGACGGCATCGAAATCCTGCGCCAGGTGCGCCGGGAGTCCGGCGCGTACGTCGTGATGCTGACCGCGCGCGCCGAGGAGACCGACAAGGTGGTCGGGCTGACGATGGGAGCCGACGACTACGTGACCAAGCCCTTCAGTCCGCGCGAGCTGACGGCCCGCATCCGTGCGATCCTGCGCCGGGGACGTGGCGGGATGGGCCTGGCACCGACGATGGTCTTCCAGCACCTGCGCATCGATCCCGCGCGGCGCGAGGTTCGGCGCGATGGGGAGCCGATCGCGCTCACGGCCCTGGAGTTCGACCTGCTCACGGTGCTGGCCGCCTACCCGGGGCACGTGCTGACGCGGGAGCAACTCCTCGAACGCGTGTGGGGCCGAACTACTCGGGGTGTGGGGTACCGATTCGCCGACGAACCACGATGA
- a CDS encoding DUF411 domain-containing protein, with protein sequence MPGALRSCHTMTVAGYFVEGHVPVAAIGKLLREAPPLAGIALPGMPAGSPGMGKERIAPLVVYGVGRGGVSVFARL encoded by the coding sequence GTGCCCGGAGCGCTGCGCAGCTGCCACACGATGACGGTCGCGGGCTACTTCGTGGAAGGACACGTGCCGGTGGCTGCGATTGGGAAACTGCTCCGGGAAGCACCGCCTCTTGCCGGGATCGCGCTACCGGGCATGCCAGCAGGGTCCCCGGGCATGGGCAAAGAGAGGATCGCCCCGCTGGTCGTCTACGGAGTAGGCCGCGGCGGCGTCAGCGTCTTCGCACGCCTGTAG